From one Gemmatimonas sp. UBA7669 genomic stretch:
- a CDS encoding ATP-binding protein yields MTTPFDVRHLFSSLRARLLLLVVAAYLPAVGMTLWTVQRDRADALAAIQTRLLQLLADASVDNDAAILSGRRIVGTWSRVPALVYGDRAACEAELRSLLRFAPTVSSPTRIDSTGRVDCGGRDASSIGRYVGNNPIMSQVLATDSTVLGPYLKADSTREALVPLNIALRDSTGRARGVLSVGVRLSWLQTLARDTELPESTTVALADSTGLIIAALPLHANVGRRMPELAAVMADDRARGVAEQGATIRPTTLGYERLVAHRALTSAPGTFTRVAIAVPPEAAFAAPNERTRIRLALLLVTAIVALVIAWFGADIFVLRDVNAILGATRRLGTGDLSARTGVQHRRGEIAQLAESFDTMASQLELRQDRMRHAERMESLGRLAGGVAHDFNNLLTAIVGSADLALEELPPDHPVRAELATIKASASRSSTLTRQLLDFSRRTPLLTTPQPLEPIVLDAAALLGRVVPASVHITVESRSQRLVRSDAGRIEQALLNLAVNARDAMPTGGTLSIALEDVDIHGNAPDGRSGADATANLVGTVPPGAWVRLSVSDTGHGMTADVRRRVFEPFFTTKPVGQGTGLGLAMVYGTVQHHGGHVQIDSTPGEGTTVTMWFPAAPHVERQPVTPVRPIASIERPSQVLVAEDQDDVRTLVERVLTRAGYRVTLAEDGAQALQQVADMGNALDLLITDYDMPHARGDVVATAARERRADLPVLLISGFTSEGWPAELVQAPHTVVLEKPFSAQALLEAIERAVSGASASPHS; encoded by the coding sequence ATGACCACTCCGTTCGACGTGCGTCATTTGTTCTCGAGTCTTCGGGCCCGGTTGCTCTTGCTGGTCGTGGCGGCCTACCTGCCGGCTGTGGGGATGACGCTGTGGACGGTACAACGCGATCGGGCCGACGCGCTCGCCGCCATCCAGACGCGCCTCCTGCAACTGCTGGCGGACGCCTCCGTGGACAACGATGCGGCCATTCTCTCCGGTCGACGGATCGTGGGCACGTGGTCGCGGGTGCCGGCCCTGGTGTACGGAGATCGCGCGGCCTGCGAGGCCGAGCTGCGCAGTCTGTTGCGCTTTGCCCCCACGGTCTCGTCCCCCACGCGCATTGACTCCACCGGGCGTGTGGACTGCGGTGGCCGCGATGCCTCGAGCATCGGACGCTACGTCGGCAACAACCCCATCATGTCGCAGGTTCTGGCCACCGACTCCACGGTCCTCGGTCCGTACCTGAAGGCCGACAGCACGCGGGAAGCACTGGTCCCCCTCAACATCGCGTTGCGCGACAGCACGGGGCGCGCGCGCGGTGTGCTCTCGGTTGGTGTGCGCCTGTCGTGGCTGCAGACGCTCGCGCGTGACACCGAACTGCCGGAGAGCACCACCGTAGCCCTGGCCGACTCGACCGGTCTCATCATCGCGGCACTGCCATTGCATGCGAATGTCGGGCGCCGCATGCCGGAACTGGCCGCCGTCATGGCGGACGACCGTGCGCGCGGCGTCGCGGAACAAGGTGCCACCATCCGCCCCACCACGCTCGGCTATGAGCGTCTTGTGGCGCATCGTGCGCTCACGTCTGCGCCGGGCACCTTCACCCGCGTGGCCATTGCTGTTCCGCCGGAAGCGGCGTTTGCTGCCCCGAACGAACGCACGCGCATCCGGCTGGCGTTGCTGCTCGTGACGGCGATCGTGGCATTGGTCATCGCCTGGTTCGGCGCGGACATCTTTGTGCTGCGCGACGTCAACGCCATCCTTGGCGCCACACGCCGCCTCGGCACCGGCGATCTCTCGGCGCGCACCGGTGTGCAGCATCGCCGCGGCGAGATCGCTCAACTGGCCGAGTCCTTCGACACCATGGCGTCGCAGCTCGAGTTGCGTCAGGACCGCATGCGGCACGCCGAGCGCATGGAATCCCTGGGTCGGTTGGCCGGGGGCGTAGCGCACGACTTCAACAATCTGCTGACCGCGATTGTCGGCAGTGCCGATCTGGCGCTCGAGGAACTGCCACCCGATCACCCGGTGCGTGCGGAGCTGGCCACCATCAAGGCCTCTGCCAGTCGATCGAGCACGCTCACGCGCCAACTGCTCGATTTCTCTCGCCGCACGCCGCTGCTCACCACACCGCAACCGCTCGAGCCCATTGTACTGGACGCGGCGGCGCTGCTGGGTCGCGTGGTGCCGGCTTCAGTTCACATTACGGTGGAGAGTCGCAGTCAGCGGCTCGTGCGCTCTGATGCGGGGCGCATCGAGCAGGCACTGCTCAACCTCGCCGTGAATGCACGGGATGCCATGCCCACCGGCGGCACGCTCAGCATTGCACTCGAGGACGTGGACATTCATGGCAATGCGCCGGACGGCCGTTCGGGAGCAGACGCGACTGCGAATCTCGTGGGGACGGTTCCACCGGGGGCCTGGGTGCGTCTCTCGGTGTCCGATACAGGGCACGGCATGACGGCCGATGTGCGGCGGCGGGTGTTCGAGCCGTTCTTCACCACCAAGCCCGTCGGTCAGGGCACCGGACTCGGACTGGCCATGGTCTACGGCACCGTGCAGCACCATGGCGGCCACGTGCAGATAGACAGCACGCCGGGCGAAGGCACGACCGTCACCATGTGGTTTCCTGCCGCGCCACACGTGGAGAGGCAGCCCGTCACGCCGGTGCGACCCATTGCGAGCATCGAGCGGCCGTCGCAGGTGCTGGTGGCCGAGGATCAGGACGACGTACGAACACTGGTCGAACGGGTGCTCACGCGCGCTGGCTATCGTGTCACACTGGCCGAAGATGGCGCGCAGGCGCTGCAGCAGGTGGCAGACATGGGGAACGCGCTCGATCTGCTCATTACCGACTACGACATGCCCCATGCGCGCGGCGATGTCGTAGCCACTGCGGCGCGGGAGCGGCGCGCCGATCTGCCGGTGCTGCTGATCTCCGGCTTTACCAGTGAGGGCTGGCCGGCGGAGTTGGTGCAGGCCCCACACACCGTGGTACTGGAGAAACCCTTCAGCGCACAGGCGTTGCTTGAAGCAATCGAGCGTGCCGTCAGCGGGGCGTCGGCGTCACCGCACTCGTGA